The Carassius gibelio isolate Cgi1373 ecotype wild population from Czech Republic chromosome B5, carGib1.2-hapl.c, whole genome shotgun sequence genome segment GCTGTGGAAGGAAACTTGAAGCCGAGTTAGAAATCTGCCGCGTGACCGAATCTGTCGACAAACCGTGCGCGGAGCCAGATAAGGTGCAGAGATGGCGCATGAGCCTCGCGTCGTTGCTCTTTTTTACGGCGCTGCTGTCCGATCACCTCTGGCTCTGCGCAGGAGGCAAGCTCCGCTCGAGAGACCGGACTCACCGGAGGACGTGGAGCAACGCGAGTCACGACGCCCAGAAGGGCCTTCGCGATGAGGACTGCGGGGTCCTCTTGAGCAATCTGACGGAAAACGGGCCAAAGTGCGTGGAGGCTGACGCGCGGCGTCGCGCGCCTCTGGAGTCCGCGTGCTCTACGCTTTACCGGCAAAAGAGCGGCTTGGTGAGCACCTCCTATTCTGTGCCGGTGCCCACGGTGTCGCCACACGCGTTTTTAGAGTACTTCCGGAACCTCAGCTTGTCCTTTTGCGACGCGCTCACAATAGCGGACCTACTGGAGAGCATGACCGGACCTGACGGGCTCAACTGCAGTCTGACGCGTGTCATTCGTGACCTGTTCAGCGGCGGACCGGAGGACGGGGACCTGTGCAGCGCTTGTGTTCACGCGTACATCCGACTCGACCAACACGCTCAGGAAAAATATGAGGAGTTTCAAGTCCTCATGCGCAAATTCATGGCGGATGACTACTCAGTGCGCGCGCAAACACACCTGTGTCAGGTGAGAGGCTCTTTTTAGTCACTTTGAATGAGGTATAAACATAATACATGTAGATGCATTTATTAGCAATGCCAGCCATCCACAAGCTTAAGTACCAATTCAGCATACATCTGAATAAGAGTCTGGTAATGTGTGTTTCAGGCAGTGTATAAAGCCTGGCTCTGTGCAGAATATTTTCCGGTTCCTCATCAGCAGTGTGTGAGGTGGCTTCCATGCAAGCACTACTGTGGTGAGGTCACAGCCAGCTGCCCCTTCATCCTACCTGACAATGACCATCTGCTGTATGCCGGTCTGCCAAGCTTTCTCTGTGCAGGTAAATCACAGAATACATACACTATATGGCCCAGCATTATATGTGATGTGCAGTCCCTTCTAATCGTCAGGTTTGGCTGCTGCAGGAACTTTAATGAATTGGGGTTTTCCAACTTTGTTGCAACAGTCTGGTCTTCACAAATCCCGCTGAACAGCTTTGGGATTAATTGGAACAGAAAGTTCATACCCAAGGTGTTcagtggggttcaggtctggacCTTGTGCAAGCCAATCAAGTCCTTCCGCAAGGGACTCAGTAAACCAATTTTACACAGACTTTGTTGTGTACACAAGCTCATTGCTATGATGAAATAAAAGGGGACCTTCTTCAGACGTTGAAGTAGAAAGTACAATTCTTAAGAACATTCATCCCCAGAGAAATACCTTGAAATACAGATACTTTTGGTTGATATTATggcataatatttaatatttaattatcatattcataatatgtgaccctggaccacaaaaccaatcataagggtcaatttttaaaaatttagatttatatatcatctgaaagctgaataaataagctttccattgatatatgtccgagatacaactatttgaatatctggaatctgagggtgcaaaaaaatctaaatattgagaaaatcacctttaaagttgtccaaatgaattcttaacaatgcttattactgatcaaaaattaagttattaTTAGGGCTGGTAATTAAATGCGTTAATcagattaattatggagaaaaataacgcATTTAAATTATTGACGCATTTAACGCACTTGACCCGCCCCAGACAGTCAATTGATGACTAATGtgaggcagggcaacaacttactgcgtgatggagcatagagaatatccctaaaataCAAGTTATGGGGCAAAATGCCCCtgtttgaaattttgtctcatCTTTACATCActtagttaagaaatatcacatgaGAAGTAGaagtgcaatatcacacaagtgcaaatgtgatactcatacaaaagttcattaagaagttaatattgtgttattttagacacaatgttgtccacattttgaacgaatttggtgaaccatttggcacgttgaaccattggccatagtcGCATTGGCTTTGAAATGTAGCTGCACAGACCGAacagtgtatgacatcaaagtaccgcgagagtgaTCTAAAAGTACAAGCAATCGCCAGCTCTCTAAGATTTTGCGGTTCTTTGATGCCACACagcgatcggtctgatggtgatgatccgcttcaagtcgaacaagcctaatgattcaatgaaccattcataaagaaccatttactacACTCCTGAGTGATTCGGCCATTTGAAGGAATCCAATGAATGAATAAGTAACtcaatgacttaatcattaagacatttaccatcacctactggcagtttattatttagagtatattttcattaaataaataatttaatattttcatagtaataataataaaattaagaaaataaattattaaagttatagttcacccaaccaaaaatgacaattctgccatcatttagtCACATTGTCCAAAAGAGTGAgctatatgtaatacattttatcaaacaaaatatttcttgctgaacctactttttgtagtGCCAGTTTGATGCTTGGCACAACAATTACTTAAAattatcttttcagagtaatttctccaaatttgatagGCGATTCATTAGAttaatcatgtaattaataaGATAAAAACAATTAATCGTTTACTAGATGAAAAGCTTAAATGAAAATCAGAAATGTGGGCTTAGCAACTAACAAAAAATtttaagctgaagtactaaattTCCTAAATAGAAATCGTGAAccgatataaaacaaataatcacTTTAAATCAGTTAATCTCTAACTTAAAGTAAAACCTGAAAATATAAAAGCTTGTTCAAATACGGTGCCCTGTATAAGTATTgggacagtaaagacaaaattgctctCTCTGCTGTGGATTCAAGAAATCTTTAAATATGACTGAAAGATGAATATGAATGTATAAGATGAATGTAgtcaaaactacagaatgtcacattttattattgggtgattcaacacaaagatgttttaccagctaagaagatcagcacttttagagttcatcccactacctgatgtgagcataagtattggaacagttgcctcacaggtctttctaagtgaTCAGTTGTGTCCTGTTAAATTAATTGTTCATATATtgaaagcagggaatgtgtcttataagttatatccattgcttctgcattctaagtcttgcattcgatgatgacacacacaaaccaggatgaagatgaggaagcctactctgaaagaaaagcaagcgattttggatgctaaaagaaaagaggaagtcaattagacCTATAGCAAtaacaaagggcatggagaaatcaagagtttggaaactaccggcgacatcagcaaccaaccATGACCAGATTGGCTGAGAAAAGCAACTGCAGTTGatgaaagctgtgaaaatgaaccctaaaatatgtgtctgtaaaatcaccaacaacctccagaaccACCAGAAAGCTGTGCTTATGCTCTGACAATCTACTGTGCACTGGAGACTTTGACAGAATTACAGAGGccacacagcaagatgcaaatcTCTGaccagcaccaaaaatagaaaggcaagattagAGTTTGCACCAAGCACAAAGGTTAGCCAGCagagttttggaactgagttttatggacagatgagacaaagattgacctttatctaagtgatggGAAAGCAAATGTGTGGAGagaaaagggaactgcaaatgatcctaagcatacagACTCATATGTAAagcatgggcatgcatggctgtctctggAACAGGGCGTCTCAATTTTAGTGATGACTTAGTTAATGTATGATgacagtagcagaatgaatttaaAAGGGTTACAAAACCAATATTCAAGAAGAGTCATCAGAAAGCATTTTGCATATTGCATCAgaacaatgacccaaaacacagaAAAGCATAGTCTTCATTGcacaaatcaatctccagatttaaatctaattaaacatgaatttcaccagctgaagaggagactaaaggcAGACATTCCCCAGAATAAGGAACAGTTGGAACTGGCTGCTTTAAAGGCTGGGGAAAGCATTTCAAAGGAGTCTGGTGATGTCTGTGGGTCGCAGACTCACTGCTGTCATCGCacgcaagggatctgcaactaaataatagtttttaatctcttacatctgccttaaattcagcTGTCCCAATACGTCTGCTCACATCAAATAGCGGGATGAAATAAATGCTGGGattctgtcctttttatttgataaaacatgtatgtgttgaaacagctaataataaaattgtgatgttcctgtagttttgtctcattcaTCTTTTAATCCTATTTGCAGATGTCTGAACTACACAGCAAACAAAGCAATTTTGTCATTACTGTCCCAATACATATGAAGGGCActgtatgtataaataatactataaaagcatataaataaaaatagagttGGACATTATGAAATGAATGACCTGCTGTTCAGTGAGTAAATCGGattaatcaaactgattcataAATGTCCAgtcagaaatgtttgtttttgattcaCCATAATGTCTCGGTACAGTTTTGTTCCTGTTCCAGCCtagtgtttttctctttctcatcAGGGTTTCACGAGGAGTATTTGAGCAGTCAGGGTCCAGACTGCTGTGATGTCAGATGGAGTGGGTGTGACTCTGCTGTAGGCGCTGCATGTGCTTTGACACACCTCCCGGGCTCCTTCTCTTTGCATAGGAGGTTATCATCAGCAGCGGTGTCGTGTACAAATCGTCTTCATGGCAGTAAATTGAAACTGTGTGTGCTTGTTCTCTTCTTACTACACACTGTTATCCACATAACAACATTGCAGCATTGCAGCACTGGCTCTTTGGAGGCAATAGTACCTCTAGAAGACGTTCCCATGAGGGAGGAGTAAGAGACTAGAACATCTCCCTCTTCATTGGAAGACACACATGCTGTGAAAACGTTTTTGTCTGCTGTGCATGAGACGAATCTTACCAAATGCCTGGAAAACACAGGAAGTCTCGCCACCGCTGAAGCGCCTGTGTCTGTCTTTTTAAGGGTTGGAACATCTGGCTTGATATGagcatgcatgtttgtgtgaaGTGAGTGAGCGAATGaatgtttttaactgtttttcagtgtttgtttagtttgttttatcAGGACTAACACTGTTCATGAATGaaaatcttgttttgttttagaCAACATTCTTGGAAACAAAACCAAATGTATGAAGAATAAATGGATGACATTGTTACATTTCTCCTAATAAAACCAACCCTATTGgagacatttttcatatttaatattcttatatatatataaacatgtatagGGTTGATGTTTCTGGACACTCTCTTTCTAAAGGCTTTCACACACTGCTGTAGCCAAAACCTATTAACACCTCTCACATTTACTCATGGGTTTTATGTTGGTTTTGATGTTTGGGGGCTGTTAAGGGGGCTTTTGATAGTtaccatttagcagatgcttttcttCCAAAACAACTTGCAGTGCACTAATTGGAAAAATACTGTGGGAAAAACTTTGGAAACTATACGAATTTACTCCATGTGGTCTGTCACAGTTCTACGGACTCCCTGATAACAACATGAAAACAAGtttaaattattacataattCAGACTGGGTGGTTTCAGGCACACATCATTTACATAATGGCCAGTGATATCCACTTTCATAGTAAGTGGATATATATTTCATTCTGCTCTAGCTGTCAGACTCCGAAGCAGTTGTGGGAGAAAAATAAGCTGCTTTAAGTGTTCCAGGCAGACTGACAGTGTGCATTATTTaaacgattcgttcaaaacacTGATGCATTCAGGAACCAATCAAGTGACTGGCTTTATGGGTGAGCAATTGAAACATTAATTCAAACAATTTAACCGTCTTTATGCCATTGAATAATTTGCACACTCaaacaattcattcaaaaacactgctTCATTCAACAAAGAAAAGAAAGGTTGTGTCTGAAATCACATCTAGTTGGAAGTTGCCTACTGTTTTATGGATTCAATTAATTTCTATTAATTAAGTATGCATAATGAATAATCAGCcctacttaattaattaattcaaccGGTTCGTACAAAGTGACTGTTTTTAggaatgaatcactgaatcatttactaAACCAATTCATACAGAAACACTGATTTATCCAGAAATGCTTCTCCTGGATTTATAATATTCAGTACCACTGTGATTTCCTAAACAACATGACGGCCATGAATgaacaacaacaaataacaaagAGACCATGATatattagttaatttatttttggttGCTTAAAAAGGCAACCAACATATCAAAACTACTTCCTTTGCTCATGTGAGTGCTTCTTCTTAAATGTCAAATAGAATTTACTCAGCAGCTGGGCTTTTTTATCCATAGATGAAGACGTTTAGCCGCTCATCTCAGTGGTTTCATCCATTTTCTGTGAGCGTGTTGGAGTCTGAAAGATAAAGTCTTTGAGCTGAGTCAAAGGATCGGTTCTCATGCTGCTTCTTCTGTGCTCATTTTGGCCTTTTTCGCCTGAGATTATCTCCGCCACGATCTAAACTCCTACCAGGATGTTCTGCATGAGCACAGACTTCAATCTGTCAATCTATGTATGGACTTTGAGGCTTTACTGTAGCAACCCAGCAAGCCATGTATATCATTTTCCTGTTATTTCATGTGCCCTTCAACTATGTCAGTGCATATCCTTGATATGCCTGTATGATACGATTCTAGCCAGTAGGAGGCAGTGTTTTCTCATAGTGAGTGTGTTGGGATTGGATGCAGGTATCTTATATCTTGCACATGTACCAATATAATTTACCCACTTCACTACCTTCTGACAAGTATCTTTTCTTCTACTGTAAATACCACTTCCTGGCTGTAGTAAAAGGAATAGCTATTCGCAAAAAGCTTAATTTAATCAATTTTACTTTAGGACGTTTTCATGgctgtgttgttattgtttgctgAATTTTGTATAAGTTAGCTTACTGAATTTACACATAATAATTGTCCCAGAAAAACCTAGAACGTTTAGATTACAGTTCAGTCTAAATCTCTCTCCGTCACTCTCTATGAGCGCGcgcgtctgtctgtgtgtgtgtgtgtgtgtgtgtgtgtgtgtgtgtgtgtgtgtgtgtacatttaggCTATGTGGTGTATGAGGATTCAAATTTGAATAATAGCATGGGAATGACATATATTATAACGAGAAATTATTGATGAGGACATTTTCagtgtccccgtaattcaaaaGGATTATAAATcaatcagtttatttatttatttatttatttacatctaaAAATGCACAGTTTCTTGTGAGGGGTTTAGTTGTAGGGTTGGTAGGGCGATAGATACGATATGTTAAGTATAAAAACCAtaacgcctatggagagtcctcataaaccataagaaacaatggtgtgtgtgtgtgtgtgtgtgtgtgtgtgtgtgtgtgtgtgtgtgtgtgtgtgtgtgtgtgttatgtgtgtgtgtatgattacTGTTTTCTTAAACTCTTAGCACTCTGATTCCAGCCTCCCTGGTCTCATGGGCTGGATTCTCTGTTAagttaatttgtataatttaatttcatcTGCCCAAGGGTTCTCAGACCCATACCTATATATTCGACACAGCTTTGCTTTTTTGGTTTAgcgatgtgtgtgtttgtttgcgaCTTCAAATGTTTTTGGCAAATGTTTCTGCAGCGCGTTCGCGTGCAGTTGTTTGTTTAATCGTGTGCGTAAATGCGTTTGCGTGCGTGTTTTTAGAACCCATCCCAGAATTTCTGGGTGGGTTTAGCTATTGTAATTAtgcttttattacattattaagtAATGTCTGCGTTTAGAGATCCATCATGAATTGTCATCGCCATAGAGTGAGACAGTTAGAACGTGTAGGCAATGTGTCTGTGGCGCTGATTCGATTCAGCAGCAGCGTAGATGTAAATATTTAAGTGATTTAAGATTAAAGAGTCTGGAGCCGAATAAAAGCGGCACAGATTTAATATAAAACCATATTAAAGAGGCTCAGCTTTATGAGGTCACAGAAGATCTGCAGTACACCGAGCGCAGCTGTCAGTGGAGCGAGaacagaggaagagagggagagCGGGGTCAGATAGCATCCACCAAAACTTCTTAGGATAGATCTCTTTTTCTGAATTAAATACTGAGCCCTATTATAGTATGCAGTAATGCGGACTAGAGTTATGGtggaaaaaaatgaatgagaGCTAGAAACAAGTTATCAGTCCTgcctttaattgtttttttttaatcggtTTCTATCAATTTCCCCCATTTTcaccattttttatttcacaatattggaTGAGAGTGACGGTCTGCAAAAACTGCCAGAGAAAGAGTGTTGACTACCCAAATTATTGTTTTCCATAGAAACCTCGCGTCACACAACATGCAGTAGAAGAGTTTTGTCATGGTAATAACTGTATATTTGTGTTCAGTTAATATGGTGTGTGCTTTGGCGCTTGACTGGTATAATAAATGCGTGTTTTTGTGCACGTGGgtcatttgatgtttttattttgattggcaGTCCTGTCCCGCTTTTAACACTCAGTCTGTTCTGATTCTCAACACATGCCACAATTACACTACCAGTCTTCTGTTCTAACACTTTAAAGATGTGGAACTTCACACACTTGGacgctcacacatacacacacactaatgcaagTCTACAAACATGTGGCTAGGGAaagtttggttgttttttttgggtggggggggggtcgaCAGGAGTTTCAAGATCTTTTTATATTcacaaatgatattttaaaaaaatagacTGTATAATGTAACCTAATAATaccagttatttaaaatgtaagtatgCAGTGTAGGTGTGTGAAGTTAGAAAAAACTCTTATGTGGAGACACAACAAAACGAATTAGGAAACTCTCTTGACTTCACCAgctaacttttatatatatatatatatatatatatatatatatatatatatatatatatatatatatatatatatatatatatatatatatatatatatatataggcggTTCCTTTCAGAGGTTACGAAATGGGAAACATTGTGTAATCGGCAGCGAACGTCTGACGCTATTGTTAGCGCTACAGTGATTTATATTTGTTTGCAGCTTGTTGAATGTCATAGTGGCAGCGCGCTTTTCCGCGTGAGGATTTTCAATAAGGTGACGTCACGCCGGCAGCCAATCAGCTGCTAGGGGTCGGTCTCTGGAGCTGGCCGTAGTAGGTTATCAGCCTGAATCCTCGCACTCCGAGGTCAGGAAGCCAGATGAGCCCGCAGAGAAGCGCTTGCTCACCGTGACCAGCCCAAGCCAAAAGTCGCTGAGAGGACGAGGAAGACTGTTATGCAGAAGCAATGCTGACTGACCTGCACGCAGCCATGGTACCGAAGCGCGAGCCGGCGAAGTCGGAGGAGCGCAAGCGCACACAGGCGGCGTGTGAGTGCCAAAGCCAATGCAACAACTGCAAAATCTTCCTGAGTTTATtcattctctcgctctctctgcacCTCGTCACGCTCTTCTGCTACCTGGAACTGCGCTCGGAGCTCAAACGAGAAATATCCCAAAAGAACAAAGATGAGGTGTCATCAGTGGAGCCAGTGCAGCACTATGAAGCCACAGAACCAGTGCTCCGGTTACCGGACACCGACCACCCAACAATAGACGACCAGGTAAACTGAGTTATCTCATCTGTTGTTCTATACAAAGAGCAGAAACCGCCTTCCTGTCCACTTGGCTTCAGCTTCTGTAATTGAGAAGAGAATTTCTTATTGTCTTGTCTCCCATAcgattgattgtgtgtgtgtgtgtgtgttggagaacAATTGTTAATAGCCCACTTCCTTTAGGTCATTGCTTCTCATTCCTTTACCTGAAGTACCCaaatactgcttttttttttaaggtgtcccATCTTTGAAACACCCAGCTCAGGTCTTGGAGCATGTACTAAAAGAGCTGATGCTTTAAATCAGGTGTAAACATCCAAAAAGTCTGTAGGACCAGGCTAGAGAACCAAGTAATAATTGTGTGAGACAGAACAATCGAAGCGGGAGCGATGCAAATTGATacaacacaaaaaaattactCCACTACAATAGAACTTTAAAGCagcaattaaactttttttttctaaataatatcAAGTGGTGCAGAAAATCAGGCTGAAATTCATATAATTaagtagaaattaaataaattatttgttaaattattgtgaattattattctgATGTAATCAGTAGTTGTATACACCTGTtactaatattatattaatataattattattaatatgcacaTTTAGGTACCAAAAGCAATCAGTATTCACAGCAAAtgtgtcatttatatatatatttttccgtCTTTTATAATAGGattgaatttttctttttcacatatAGCAAGGACAGATCCCAATTTTGCTAAAGGGCAAATTAATTGCCCTTTGCAGGGGTTTGATCCTGCAGCCATTTAAGTGCCCGTATAATGTGTAATTATATCtccatattttggttttgggagtcccgaacaacaggttgacatgaaTGCAAAgccaaaaaacactttcattgtcttatgacagcatttattttttccttttttgctcCACGACTCCCTAACGATTCGCTCAACTATTAATTTTTCCAAACTCCTCGCTTGCATGACACTAAAATGCGGTGATTGATCTGAtgacccagtctgttgtgattggtctgctgCATGCAGCACATGTCAATAACGGAACGCCCATCACCTTTACTTGGTAAACACCCAGCCATGGTATATGTGGTTTTTAAAAGAATTACTCCACTTTCAGAATAAAAAGTTCCTCCTTTACTCACCACCATGTCATCAAAGATGTccatgtctctctcttttttgttcaGTAGCAAAGaatttaaggtttttgaggaaaacattccagtatttttctccatatagtggacttcagtgATGCTCAAAGGATTAAAGGTTAAAAatgcagtttcaatgcagctaTTCCGGccaaggaataagggtcttatctagcaaaaAGATCggttattttctttaaaaaaatatatatacactttttaatCACAAATGCTCATCTTTTCTAGCTTTGCAAGGTGCATGCATACTCTGTCTGTGTACAAGAGTTCTAGACAGGAtctaaaaactttatatatttatttatcacaaCATTTTTGTAAAGGGTATTTGACCCTCCTTGCACGTGTTTAAAAACTGGGTCAGTGCTTCTGCAGCGATGTAGGATGATTTTGAtgttggaggagaaaatgagtTTTTCGACATACCCTAACTGTACCCTAACAGATTTACCCTCACAGTGCAGATCACATCGCCTTCTCCGCGGGAACCCGTTTGAGGGAGGGTTTTCCCAGGTCTGGACAAACAACAAATGGACGGGcataaatatgctaatatttgaatataacttGAAACAGCTTaaagcccccttcctcaaataccctgcactgcagagtttagctccaaccctgattaaagtcacctgtctgccattttcgaatgatcccaaagacattgattggcacTGATTAGCAtagtcaggtgtgtttgattagggttagcgctaaagtctgcaggaaagtggatctcgaggtccagatttgaggatccctggctTAAAGGGATAAgcccaccctaaaatgaaaatttgacattaatcacttacccccatgtcgttccaaacacgtaaaagctttgttcatctttggaacacaatttaagatattctggatgaaaaccgagaggcttgtgactgtcccatagactgccaagtaaattacactgtcaaggtccagaaaagtaggagaagcatcgtcagaatagtccatctgccatcagcggttcaaaacacacaaaaagtattctcgttgcttcctAATGTTatgtttgaaccactgatggcagatggactattctgacgatgcttctcctacttttctttagtgattaatgtcaaaattttcattttgggatggagtatccctttaagaatcaCTTTAAAAATGACTCATTTTTATGACTCGGATTcgactttacttttttttatttaaaactttgcaggatgttttcattcacttagagcagTATAACAGActgtgtgaaatgtaatttaaaaaaatccataatggggcactttaagtTCCCTGTGAGAATTCTTAACCCTTTAACCCCTGGGCATGACAGAAACCTACCTGGTTTGTAGGCTTCAGTCATTGATTTAGGTGAGCATTGTCTCTCACCCCACTCACATTGTGCGTCAAATACCCAGGAGTGACGTGCTTCTCGTAACTGTGAATCGTTCACCTGCAGGGTACAATTGTTCTGTTTAAACAACATCTGTCCTTTTTACGAGCTCTCTTCATCAGACATGCTTTTTACTGTCAGGAGGCACAGGTCGCTGTTTATTTAGCCTTTGCTGTGGTTTGGCCCGGACTCGTGGTTAATTCCTTTGGCAAAAGGCCAGACTCGTCGCAGCGTTTCCTGGTGTTCACCCCGCAGGCTGTGCGTTAGTGCTGGATCCAGAACGCTTGGCGTATGGATGCGTTTTATTAGACATAACTAGGGGTGAATTCTGGAGGTAGAATTACACACACAGAAAAATTCCTACAATGAATGAATCTAACACAAGGCTGTGGCCTTTCTGAAGTGAATATGAAGGTGCGGAGACATCTCATCCCTGGTGCACACAAATGGTACACTAAACTTTAGTGGAATGGGCTATAGTAGGCTAATTGTTCTGTTTGCTTACTGTGGTATTACCAAGTAGTAGATGTTCTTACCGTACTGGTCCATCACTGGTCatcttatttatttgtagtagCGTATATGCTTGCATTCACAGTTTTCATATTTATAATTCCTTAATGTGATTTTTAGGCACTCAGAGTTGCCTCAACTCATGAAGAATTTATCATAAACAGATATCCTAAAATGCTAAAGTAGCCATCCTTTTCTCCAGAAACATCTTCAACGACATGTGAAAAATACACTTGCATCTTGAACTATTTTTTGAGTATTGATGCTTTCACCAAGTCACCAAAGTGATATTGCTGCTAGACATGATTTATTGGAATAATCCAAACACACACTTAAGTgtgcgtacgtgtgtgtgtgcttggagGTGTtgctgtgtgcatgtgcgtgcatatacagtatgtgtgtttgtcaGTATTGCACTGATGCATGTCAAAAGAAGGCGTGTAACCATGACGACTGTGATTGATGGAGGGAGGCGTGAGCGTGGTTAGACTGTGAAAGTAAAAATGACATGCAATGAAGCCACAGAGCAACAGAAAGTGTGTGGGCAACATGACCACAGTGCTGTCATGTAAAAACtgctatatatattatagtttttctaagaaaaaaaaaaaagatacgaTTTTATTCCCCCGTTGATGAGGAATTTAATGTATCAATCCAGTATCTAAGATATTCTATTAATAGAAGTCATGGAGCAGGACTGACAACAAGTTTTTTTGATCCTGaatatttgtgtgtgcgtgtgtgctcttgtttttgtgacatatcaggacacaactctgtatattgacatgggtatgacacaggtattacaaggagagggtgacttatgaggacataacccaagtccccatttttcaaaatgc includes the following:
- the LOC127957202 gene encoding NALCN channel auxiliary factor 2-like, producing MITGAWRCGRKLEAELEICRVTESVDKPCAEPDKVQRWRMSLASLLFFTALLSDHLWLCAGGKLRSRDRTHRRTWSNASHDAQKGLRDEDCGVLLSNLTENGPKCVEADARRRAPLESACSTLYRQKSGLVSTSYSVPVPTVSPHAFLEYFRNLSLSFCDALTIADLLESMTGPDGLNCSLTRVIRDLFSGGPEDGDLCSACVHAYIRLDQHAQEKYEEFQVLMRKFMADDYSVRAQTHLCQAVYKAWLCAEYFPVPHQQCVRWLPCKHYCGEVTASCPFILPDNDHLLYAGLPSFLCAGFHEEYLSSQGPDCCDVRWSGCDSAVGAACALTHLPGSFSLHRRLSSAAVSCTNRLHGSKLKLCVLVLFLLHTVIHITTLQHCSTGSLEAIVPLEDVPMREE